From the Scophthalmus maximus strain ysfricsl-2021 chromosome 11, ASM2237912v1, whole genome shotgun sequence genome, one window contains:
- the mrm3a gene encoding rRNA methyltransferase 3A, mitochondrial isoform X1 — protein sequence MAAYVRSVLCLVSREQRSFLTSDSGRVVVAAKRYVRGLRRRPVAVLFPDDEAAPVAKSCRPAEQHVQRERKEPAAAERLEGRGPVEAKGREHAPAKYAFSNVTKDQVDGLRFERALPGDKRLARLASVARSRTFREQQGKILLEGRRLICDALEAGASPQMVFFSTVDRLRELPIDKLKRATLVKVKFEDIKTWSDLVAPQGVIAIFSRPDPSRLNFANTGHSVPLSLICDNVRDPGNLGTMLRCAAAAGCYNVLLTKGCVDAWEPKVLRAAMGAHFRLPIYPNLAWGDVESHLPKPVTVQVADSGCGRDRSRETEDLQVNVSHKPSKAGDYGWVSTRRSHSNVRHEEYDSDSDSDNEGLSLPRIDAKLYHESWAQSPTALVIGGETQGLSLEAAELAERTGGHRLFIPVVPDVDSLNSAMAASILLFEGRKQLLKLMQTSGKKWKADGQFS from the exons ATGGCCGCCTACGTGAGGAGCGTGTTGTGCCTGGTGTCCAGAGAGCAACGCTCCTTTCTAACGAGCGACAGCGGCCGTGTGGTTGTGGCGGCCAAACGGTACGTCCGCGGACTGAGGAGGAGACCTGTCGCGGTGTTGTTTCCCGACGACGAGGCGGCTCCGGTGGCGAAGAGCTGCAGGCCCGCAGAGCAGCAcgtgcagagggagaggaaggagccggcggcggcggagcgtcTGGAGGGAAGAGGCCCCGTCGAGGCGAAGGGCAGAGAACACGCACCTGCGAAGTATGCGTTCAGCAATGTCACCAAGGACCAAGTGGACGGACTGCGCTTCGAGAGGGCTCTGCCCGGAGATAAGAGACTGGC GAGGTTAGCGAGCGTCGCCCGTTCCAGGACGTTCCGAGAGCAGCAGGGTAAGATCCTCCTGGAGGGCAGGCGTTTGATCTGTGACGCCCTGGAGGCTGGCGCCAGCCCGCAGATGGTGTTCTTCAGTACAGTGGATCGGCTGAGGGAGCTGCCCATAGACAAGCTGAAGAGGGCCACGCTGGTCAAGGTCAAGTTTGAGGACATCAAGACCTGGTCTGACCTCGTGGCTCCACAGGGGGTGATCG CCATATTTTCCCGTCCGGACCCATCACGGCTAAACTTCGCAAATACGGGTCATTCGGTGCCGTTGTCCCTGATATGCGACAATGTGCGAGACCCAGGCAACCTTGGGACCATGCTGCgatgtgctgctgcagccggaTGCTACAATGTCCTGCTCACCAAGG GCTGTGTTGATGCTTGGGAGCCTAAAGTTCTGCGTGCAGCTATGGGCGCGCATTTCCGCCTTCCCATCTATCCCAACTTGGCCTGGGGTGATGTTGAAAGTCATCTCCCTAAACCCGTGACTGTCCAAGTGGCTGACAGCGGCTGTGGCCGCGACAGAAGTAGAGAAACAGAAGATTTGCAAGTTAACGTGTCCCACAAACCCTCCAAAGCAGGAGACTATGGCTGGGTGAGCACAAGGCGCAGTCACAGTAACGTGCGCCATGAGGAATACGattctgactctgactctgacaatgAGGGACTTTCACTCCCTAGAATTGACGCCAAGCTGTACCATGAGAGCTGGGCTCAGAGTCCAACTGCTCTTGTGATCGGTGGTGAGACGCAAGGTCTAAGTCTAGAAGCAGCCGAGTTGGCTGAGAGGACTGGAGGCCACAGGCTCTTTATTCCTGTCGTACCTGATGTGGACAGCTTGAATTCAGCCATGGCAGCCAGTATCCTTTTGTTTGAGGGCAGGAAGCAGCTGTTAAAACTAATGCAAACATctggaaagaaatggaaagcTGATGGGCAGTTTTCATGA
- the glod4 gene encoding glyoxalase domain-containing protein 4, with protein sequence MSLRRALHFVFKVGDRTKTATFYRDVLGMKVLRHEEFEEGCKATCNGPYDGKWSKTMVGFGPEEDHFVAELTYNYGVGEYHLGNDFLGLTVQSSQAVSNAKRLGWPLSEVGEALYLTQAPGGYHFYLVDKEQPPKDPVLKVCLGVSDLQRSTHYWTTLLGMKVMEKNEEKKTVLMGFADTQCKLELHDISGIVDHGTAFGRIAFSCPREQLPDIEALMKKENQKILTPLVSLDTPGKATVEVVILSDPDAHEICFVGDEAFRQLSKVDPKGNDLLDKAMAEDKSDEWFAKHNRQKAAA encoded by the exons ATGTCTTTGAGACGAGcgctgcattttgtttttaaagttggcGACAGGACCAAAACAGCCACGTTCTATCGAGACGTGCTGGGCATGAAG GTTTTGCGCCATGAAGAGTTTGAAGAAGGATGCAAAGCGACTTGCAATGG GCCCTACGATGGGAAATGGAGCAAGACAATGGTTGGCTTTGGTCCAGAGGAGGACCACTTTGTTGCTGAGCTGACATATAATTATGGGGTCGGAGAATATCATCTCGGCAATGACTTCTTG GGCCTCACCGTGCAGTCAAGCCAGGCTGTCAGCAACGCTAAACGTCTGGGATGGCCCCTCTCCGAGGTAGGAGAGGCGCTGTACCTGACCCAGGCTCCAGGAGGGTATCACTTCTACCTGGTGGACAAAGAGCAGCCTCCTAAGG ACCCTGTGCTGAAGGTTTGTCTCGGAGTGTCCGACCTCCAGAGATCAACGCACTACTGGACTACACTCTTGGGAATGAAGGTGATGGAAAAGAacgaggaaaagaaaacggTGCTGATGGGATTCGCAGACACACAA TGCAAACTGGAGCTTCATGATATCAGCGGGATAGTAGATCATGGAACGGCGTTTGGGAGGATTGCATTTTCATGCCCACGGGAGCAA CTGCCTGACATCGAAgccttgatgaaaaaagaaaatcagaaaattCTCACTCCGTTAGTCAGCCTGGACACTCCTGGAAAAGCCACAGTAGAAGTTGTGATCTTGTCTGACCCG GACGCCCATGAGATTTGCTTTGTGGGAGACGAGGCGTTTAGGCAGCTGTCCAAGGTGGACCCCAAAGGAAATGACTTGCTTGACAAG GCCATGGCTGAAGATAAAAGTGACGAGTGGTTCGCCAAGCACAACAGACAGAAAGCTGCTGCGTGA
- the mrm3a gene encoding rRNA methyltransferase 3A, mitochondrial isoform X2, with amino-acid sequence MAAYVRSVLCLVSREQRSFLTSDSGRVVVAAKRYVRGLRRRPVAVLFPDDEAAPVAKSCRPAEQHVQRERKEPAAAKGREHAPAKYAFSNVTKDQVDGLRFERALPGDKRLARLASVARSRTFREQQGKILLEGRRLICDALEAGASPQMVFFSTVDRLRELPIDKLKRATLVKVKFEDIKTWSDLVAPQGVIAIFSRPDPSRLNFANTGHSVPLSLICDNVRDPGNLGTMLRCAAAAGCYNVLLTKGCVDAWEPKVLRAAMGAHFRLPIYPNLAWGDVESHLPKPVTVQVADSGCGRDRSRETEDLQVNVSHKPSKAGDYGWVSTRRSHSNVRHEEYDSDSDSDNEGLSLPRIDAKLYHESWAQSPTALVIGGETQGLSLEAAELAERTGGHRLFIPVVPDVDSLNSAMAASILLFEGRKQLLKLMQTSGKKWKADGQFS; translated from the exons ATGGCCGCCTACGTGAGGAGCGTGTTGTGCCTGGTGTCCAGAGAGCAACGCTCCTTTCTAACGAGCGACAGCGGCCGTGTGGTTGTGGCGGCCAAACGGTACGTCCGCGGACTGAGGAGGAGACCTGTCGCGGTGTTGTTTCCCGACGACGAGGCGGCTCCGGTGGCGAAGAGCTGCAGGCCCGCAGAGCAGCAcgtgcagagggagaggaaggagccggcggcg GCGAAGGGCAGAGAACACGCACCTGCGAAGTATGCGTTCAGCAATGTCACCAAGGACCAAGTGGACGGACTGCGCTTCGAGAGGGCTCTGCCCGGAGATAAGAGACTGGC GAGGTTAGCGAGCGTCGCCCGTTCCAGGACGTTCCGAGAGCAGCAGGGTAAGATCCTCCTGGAGGGCAGGCGTTTGATCTGTGACGCCCTGGAGGCTGGCGCCAGCCCGCAGATGGTGTTCTTCAGTACAGTGGATCGGCTGAGGGAGCTGCCCATAGACAAGCTGAAGAGGGCCACGCTGGTCAAGGTCAAGTTTGAGGACATCAAGACCTGGTCTGACCTCGTGGCTCCACAGGGGGTGATCG CCATATTTTCCCGTCCGGACCCATCACGGCTAAACTTCGCAAATACGGGTCATTCGGTGCCGTTGTCCCTGATATGCGACAATGTGCGAGACCCAGGCAACCTTGGGACCATGCTGCgatgtgctgctgcagccggaTGCTACAATGTCCTGCTCACCAAGG GCTGTGTTGATGCTTGGGAGCCTAAAGTTCTGCGTGCAGCTATGGGCGCGCATTTCCGCCTTCCCATCTATCCCAACTTGGCCTGGGGTGATGTTGAAAGTCATCTCCCTAAACCCGTGACTGTCCAAGTGGCTGACAGCGGCTGTGGCCGCGACAGAAGTAGAGAAACAGAAGATTTGCAAGTTAACGTGTCCCACAAACCCTCCAAAGCAGGAGACTATGGCTGGGTGAGCACAAGGCGCAGTCACAGTAACGTGCGCCATGAGGAATACGattctgactctgactctgacaatgAGGGACTTTCACTCCCTAGAATTGACGCCAAGCTGTACCATGAGAGCTGGGCTCAGAGTCCAACTGCTCTTGTGATCGGTGGTGAGACGCAAGGTCTAAGTCTAGAAGCAGCCGAGTTGGCTGAGAGGACTGGAGGCCACAGGCTCTTTATTCCTGTCGTACCTGATGTGGACAGCTTGAATTCAGCCATGGCAGCCAGTATCCTTTTGTTTGAGGGCAGGAAGCAGCTGTTAAAACTAATGCAAACATctggaaagaaatggaaagcTGATGGGCAGTTTTCATGA